One region of Oryza sativa Japonica Group chromosome 5, ASM3414082v1 genomic DNA includes:
- the LOC9269090 gene encoding gibberellin 20 oxidase 2 — MHASPHPLQIAHDTLLLSLTHTLCTAETGSTIRTGTAMVYISNAQDASKLIVTAKGGGGEADDAAASSAAVVLDLWRQPAKIPAPFVWPRADVALPPSSPPTGELDVPVVDLAAALRDAAGMRRAVAQVAAACASHGFFQVSGHGVPPSLARAALDGAAGFFRLPPAAKQRARRAPGTVTGYTAAHADRFVDNLPWKETLSFGHRHANAAGNNSSTVADYFSTLGDDFKHLGEVYQEYCEAMEEVTKAIMAVLGESLGVGGGYYREFFEDSSSIMRCNYYPPCPEPERTLGTGPHCDPSALTVLLQDGDVDGLQVLVAGAWRPVRPLPGAFVVNIGDTFMALTNGRYKSCLHRAVVHREQERRSLAFFLCPREDRVVRPPAGAGAGERRLYPDFTWADFMRFTQRHYRADTRTLDAFARWLRPPACSGAAPVVGPPTTATQAATV, encoded by the exons atgcatgcatctccTCACCCATTACAAATAGCACACGACACTCTGCTCCtttctctcacacacacactctgCACTGCAGAAACCGGCTCGACCATACGTACAGGTACAGCCATGGTGTACATCTCGAACGCGCAGGATGCCAGTAAGCTGATCGTGACggcgaagggaggaggaggagaagccgacgacgccgccgcctcctccgctgccgtcGTCCTTGACCTCTGGCGGCAGCCGGCCAAGATCCCGGCGCCGTTCGTCTGGCCGCGCGCCGACGtcgcgctgccgccgtcgtcgccgccgacgggggAGCTGGACGTGCCCGTGGTcgacctcgccgcggcgctacgcgacgccgccgggatgcgccgcgccgtcgcgcagGTGGCCGCCGCGTGCGCGAGCCACGGGTTCTTCCAGGTGAGCGGGCACGGCGTGCCCCCGTCGCTGGCGCGCGCCGCGCTCGACGGCGCCGCGGGCTTCTTCCGCCTCCCGCCCGCCGCGAAGCAGCGCGCCCGCCGCGCCCCAGGCACGGTCACCGGCTacaccgccgcccacgccgaccGCTTCGTCGACAACCTCCCCTGGAAGGAGACGCTCTCCTTCGGCCACCGCCACGCCAACGCCGCCGGCAACAACTCCTCCACCGTCGCCGATTACTTCTCCACCCTAGGCGACGACTTCAAACACCTAGG GGAGGTGTACCAGGAGTACTGCGAGGCGATGGAGGAGGTGACGAAGGCGATAATGGCGGTGCTAGGGGAGAGCCTGGGGGTGGGGGGCGGATACTACAGGGAGTTCTTCGAGGACAGCAGCTCGATCATGCGGTGCAACTACTACCCGCCGTGCCCGGAGCCGGAGAGGACGCTGGGGACGGGGCCGCACTGCGACCCGTCGGCGCTCACCGTGCTCCTCCaggacggcgacgtcgacggcctccaggtgctcgtcgccggcgcgtgGCGCCCCGTGCGGCCGCTGCCCGGCGCGTTCGTCGTCAACATCGGCGACACCTTCATG GCGCTGACGAACGGCCGGTACAAGAGCTGCCTGCACCGGGCGGTGGTGCACCGGGAGCAGGAGCGGCGGTCGCTGGCCTTCTTCCTCTGCCCGCGCGAGGACCGCGTGGTGcggccgcccgccggcgccggcgccggcgagcggcggctctaCCCGGACTTCACCTGGGCCGACTTCATGCGCTTCACGCAGCGCCACTACCGCGCCGACACCCGCACGCTCGACGCCTTCGCCCGCTGGCTCCGCCCGCCGGCCTGCTCCGGCGCCGCGCCGGTCGTCGGcccaccgacgacggcgacccagGCGGCCACCGTCTAG